DNA from Mycobacterium bourgelatii:
AGCGCGTAGTCGCCCAGCGCCCACATGGCTCGGTGTGTTTCGGCCAACGTGTCGACAGTCATCCGTCCTCCTCGGTCAAAGATTGCCCTAAGCAAAAATAGTGGTAGGACACAATATGCGTGAGCAACATTAAAGTCGGCTGAGAGTTTGCCGTGGTGTTCCGGCTACGGCGTGTGATGCGGCCGCGGGCGGCCTTCCTAGACTTAGGCGGTGCGCATTGTCTTCGCCGGTACCCCCGAACCCGCGCTCCCGTCATTGCGCCGACTCATCGACTCCCCGAATCACGACGTCATCGCGGTGCTGACCCGGCCCGATGCCGCATCCGGGCGACGCGGGAAACCGGAGCCATCACCCGTCGCGCGGGAGGCGCTCGACCGCGGCATACCGGTGTTGCGGCCGTCCCGACCTAACTCCCCGGAGTTCGTCGCCGAACTAACGGAGTTGGCGCCAGAGTGTTGCGCGGTGGTGGCCTATGGTGCACTGCTCGGCGACTCTTTGCTGGCCGTCCCTCCGCGCGGCTGGGTCAACCTCCACTTTTCGCTGCTGCCCGCCTGGCGTGGAGCGGCACCGGTGCAGGCGGCGATCGCGGCAGGGGACACGATCACCGGAGCGACGACCTTCCTTATCGAGCCGAGTCTGGACTCCGGGCCCGTCTACGGTGTGGTCACCGAGACCATCCGGCCCACCGATACCGCCGGCGATCTCCTTGAGCGGCTTGCTGTTTCGGGAGCCGAACTGCTGTCGCACACCATGGACGGCATCGCCGACCAGACGCTGACGCCGCGCCCGCAGCCGACCGAGGGCATCAGCCTGGCGCCGAAAGTCACGGTGGAGCAGGCTCGGGTGCGCTGGGATCTGCCGGCTCAGGTCATCGAACGGCGGATCCGCTCGGTCACCCCGAACCCCGGCGCATGGACGGTGATCGGTGACTTGCGCGTCAAACTCGGTCCGGTCCAGGTCGATACCAGTGCTGACGCTCCAAAGAACCTGCCGCCCGGCGGAATTCTGGCAGATCGCAAGACTGTGTGGATCGGTACCGGCTCGGATCCGGTGCGGCTAGGCCAAATTCAACCACCCGGGAAAAAACTCATGAATGCCGCCGACTGGGCGCGCGGTGCCCGGCTCGATCCTGACGCGCGTGCCTCATGAAGTCCAAATCGACCCGGCCGCAACGTAAGCGGCTGGATCCGGCACGCCGCGCGGCCTTCGACACCTTGCGGGCGGTCACCGAGCGCAACGCCTACGCCAACCTGGTGTTGCCCGCGTTGTTGCGGGAACGAGGCATCACCGGCCGCGACGCCGCGTTCGCCACCGAACTGGCCTACGGTGCCTGCCGGACCCGGGGTCTGCTGGACGCGATCATCGGCGCGGCCGCCGGACGTCCCGCCGAGGCGATCGATCCGATCCTGCTCGAGCTGCTTCGGCTCGGCGCGTACCAGCTCTTGCGCACTCGGGTCGACGCACATGCCGCCGTCTCCACCACGGTCGACCAGGCGGGCATCGAATTCGACTCCGCCCGAGCGGGTTTCGTCAACGGCGTGCTGCGCAAGATCGCCGGGCGAGACGAGTCGTCCTGGGTGGAAGAGCTGGCGCCCGACGCCGGCCGCGATCCGATCGGCCATGCCGCGTTCCGGCACGCGCATCCCCGCTGGATCGCCCAGGCGTTCGCCGACGCGCTGGGCGCATCGGCCGCCGAACTCGATGCCGTCTTGGCCAGCGACGACGAACGACCGCAGGTGCACCTGGCGGCGCGGCCCGGTGTGCTGAGCGCCGCCGAGTTGGCCGACATGGTGCACGGCAGCGTCGGACGGTATTCGCCGTATGCGGTGTATCTGCCAGGCGGCGACCCGGGACAACTCGCTCCGGTGCGTGAGGGTCAGGCCCTGGTCCAGGACGAGGGCAGTCAACTGGTGGCGCGAGCGCTGACGCTGGCACCGGTCGACGACGACGCCGGCCGCTGGCTGGACATGTGCGCCGGGCCCGGCGGAAAGACCGCGCTGCTGGCCGCGATCGGTACCGACGTGGGGGCGCGAGTGACCGCGGTGGAGCCGTCGCCGCATCGGGCCGAGCTGGTAGCCGAGAACACCCGTGGGTTGCCCGTCGAGGTAGTCCGGGCCGACGGGCGACACCTGGACCTGGAACCGGGATTCGACCGGGTGCTGGTCGACGTGCCTTGTACCGGCCTGGGCGCGTTGCGTC
Protein-coding regions in this window:
- the fmt gene encoding methionyl-tRNA formyltransferase, whose translation is MRIVFAGTPEPALPSLRRLIDSPNHDVIAVLTRPDAASGRRGKPEPSPVAREALDRGIPVLRPSRPNSPEFVAELTELAPECCAVVAYGALLGDSLLAVPPRGWVNLHFSLLPAWRGAAPVQAAIAAGDTITGATTFLIEPSLDSGPVYGVVTETIRPTDTAGDLLERLAVSGAELLSHTMDGIADQTLTPRPQPTEGISLAPKVTVEQARVRWDLPAQVIERRIRSVTPNPGAWTVIGDLRVKLGPVQVDTSADAPKNLPPGGILADRKTVWIGTGSDPVRLGQIQPPGKKLMNAADWARGARLDPDARAS
- a CDS encoding RsmB/NOP family class I SAM-dependent RNA methyltransferase, producing the protein MKSKSTRPQRKRLDPARRAAFDTLRAVTERNAYANLVLPALLRERGITGRDAAFATELAYGACRTRGLLDAIIGAAAGRPAEAIDPILLELLRLGAYQLLRTRVDAHAAVSTTVDQAGIEFDSARAGFVNGVLRKIAGRDESSWVEELAPDAGRDPIGHAAFRHAHPRWIAQAFADALGASAAELDAVLASDDERPQVHLAARPGVLSAAELADMVHGSVGRYSPYAVYLPGGDPGQLAPVREGQALVQDEGSQLVARALTLAPVDDDAGRWLDMCAGPGGKTALLAAIGTDVGARVTAVEPSPHRAELVAENTRGLPVEVVRADGRHLDLEPGFDRVLVDVPCTGLGALRRRPEARWRRQPADVPALAKLQRELLAAAIALTRPGGVVLYATCSPHLAETVGVVADALRRHPVQALDTRELFVPVTEGLGNGPYVQLWPHRHGTDAMFAAALQRLPDA